The nucleotide sequence CCTTACGCCCGCTCGTTGCGCTTGCTCAAGACGCAAAGAAACTGTTTCCGCGTCCTTTCTGCGCCTTCCGCGGCTCGATCATCTATCGCTCCGACCGATCCGTCGCCTGAAATCTCTCACGGAGGCGCCAAGGCACGGAGAAAAGTTTTGCCAGTATTTCCCCGCCGGATACCAATCGAGACCTGAACCTGCTGACGTTCGAATAGAAAGCGGCATGACGCACCACTCCTTCACCCAATCCCACGCCAGCGGCCACCCATATCCAGCCGGTGGCCCCAATGTCGGCTAGCGCCGCCATCAGGTCACCTCATCATTCGACGGAAAGAAAACACGACTTGCCCCAAGGCCAGAACTGACCTACTTCTAATCATCATGGAAATTGCCAAGTCATACATCACAGACGAAGAAGGCTCCGTAAAAAGCGTCGTCATTGACCTCGATGTATTCACGAGAATCGAAGAAGCCCTTCTAGATCACGGACTTGCCAAGGCGATGGAAGAAGTGAAAGAAGATCCAGAAATCTCTGCTGAGGAAATGAAGAGAATCCTCAGTGAATAATGGAGACCTCATTCAAGAGGGCTTTTGCACGGGATTTGCGTAAGATTCCCCATCAGAAAAGAGAAAAAATAGAAGAATTTGTCTTCGAGACAGTGCCGCAGGCAGAATCGACGGAAGACCTCTCTCCAATAGTAGCCCTCTCAGGACACATTGAATTCTATCGGAAAAGATTTGGTGACTACCGAGTCGGATTTGGGATCTCGGAAGGAAAAGTGATTTTCTACCGAGCACTTCACCGCAAAGAAATATACAAAAGATTCCCATGAAATCGAAGTCGAACCAGTCGGAGTAGCCAACGACTAAGCTTCGCTTAGCCGCAGCTATCCTCTACGTTGTAGTGTCCGTATAAAATAAGCAGTGAATCTGGCGGTATTCCGCTTCACAGCTCGAGCGTCAAAAAGATAGTCCAGCTTGGAATAGTTCGCTTGATCAGCAACAAACTTGCGATATTTTCGCCGTCTAAGCTGCTGCGCTCGTTCGCTGGTTCATCAAGCGATAGGCTTCGGCTGGAGTTTGCTGGGCTGAATCGTTTGGTAGGGATGATTACGTATCATGAGTTACGTGACGCCTGGCAGAAGCAGTCTCAGGTCACCGTGGTGGATTTCATTGCTGATCAGGAATTGGTGTATGTGCATCCAGACCAATCGATCCGAGATGTGGCGAACACCCTTGTGGTCCAGGATAAGATGCGGGTGCCAGTAGTCAGTCAGACCCCGAGCGCCTTATCGGGATTGTAACATTGCACGACGTGGCCAGGCAGCAAAACGCGATAGAGGACCAAATCGAACGGGGAGAGTAGACGCTATCAGCAGAAATAAATGAGCTGAACTGTTCGCTGCGGCCTCACGCCGCATCCACGACGGCCTTTCCGATTCCATTCCCTTCTATTCCCGATTCGCACCGCTCCTGTCCTTCTCGAGTGATCATTGACTTTGGATCTTCGGGTCTTGAGCGCAGCGGGCGTGATATTCAACGCGATCCATTCATGACATACAAACTCTCTGGCCGACTCACTCGTCGCCGCACAACCCCGACGTTTGCTCACATGAGCATAGATGTCGTTCCTATATCAAACGCTTAGGAATGAGAGTAGTCACAACTCTCAGCAGATTTATCCGTGAGAGCGCCAACACACTCGCGAAATAAGCAGGCACAACTATCGCTTCCTTCGACGCTGTGCTTTCTCCTCGGGCTCCAGGCTTTTGGCAATAGCACGGGTCCGAAGCGAAATTTCTTCAGTCCAATCGCACCCCACTCCGACATCTTTTGCAAGCCTCGACCATCGAGCTATAGCAGCTTCGATGCGCTCAATAATACTTGATACATCGTGCCTAGAAATCGACAGCTTCTCACCCACCCGCTCCAAGTCGGCACGATTTAACTCATCAGATGCCTTTTGGTCTACCAGCATGTAATTCCGAGCATAAATGTTGTTTGAAAAAATCACGTCGTAAGCTGGTGTG is from Opitutales bacterium and encodes:
- a CDS encoding antitoxin, whose product is MEIAKSYITDEEGSVKSVVIDLDVFTRIEEALLDHGLAKAMEEVKEDPEISAEEMKRILSE
- a CDS encoding type II toxin-antitoxin system RelE/ParE family toxin; the encoded protein is METSFKRAFARDLRKIPHQKREKIEEFVFETVPQAESTEDLSPIVALSGHIEFYRKRFGDYRVGFGISEGKVIFYRALHRKEIYKRFP